ATACCGAGAGACACGTTGTTTGTAGGCTTCATTCCGAAGGTTGACATGTGCTCGGTGCTCTTCGAGTAGGTCAAGGGTCAGAGAAATGGCTTCTTCGTTCGGCTTCGGTGCGAAGTTTTTCTTTCGGTAGGAAGGTTCGCCGATTTCCACAGGCACCACTGCTTCCGAACCGAAAGCCAGGGAAAAAGGGGTTTCTCCAgtggacgttcggtaagacgtcCGAATGGTCCATAGTGCTTCGGGAAGCTTTTCCGGCTAGGCTCCCTTGGCCTTGTCCAGCTGCCGTTTCAGTAGcttcttcactattttgtttattgcttcgacCTGACCGTTCGACTGGGGATGGGCTGGTGatgcgaaaaacaagttgattttcagGCGGGTGCAAAATTGCCTGAAGAGTTCCGAATCGAATTGTCTACTGTTATCGGTAATGATTGCATATGGGATACCGAATCGGCAACAAATATGAGTCCAGACGAAATCCTCCATTTTTGCTGCCGTTATGGTTGCCAGAGGTTcggcttccacccatttggtgaagtagtcaacGGCAACCACTGCATATTTTACCTGCCCCTTGCTTTGCGGCATCGGACCGATTAGGTCTAGTCCCCATTGTGCGAAAGGCCAAGGGCTCACAATCGGTGTCAGAGGTTCGGCGGGGATATGCTGAACGTTACCGAAGCGCTGGCATTTGTCACATCTCTTCACTAGTGAATTAGCGTCCTGATGCATGGTCGGCCAAAAGTATCCCTGCCGAAAGGCTTTGTAGGCGAGGGACCGGGATCCAGAATGGTCGCCACACACACCGTTATGGATCTCCCGAAGGACGTAGTCCCCCTGCTCTGCCGTAAGGCATTTGAGATATGGGGTGGTGTAGCGACGCTTGTAAAGCACATTGTTGATGACAGTGTACCTTGCTGATCGGTATCTAAGCTTCCGGGCCTGGGCCTTATCTTTAGGAAGGGTGCCGTTCGTCAGGTACGAGTAGATATGAGACATCCATGTATCCTCATACCGTATGGTACACGTTTCGGAGGCTGCCGTGTTCGGTTGGGCAAGAATCTCCACCGGCACCTTCCTTCCGACCTTGTCGTTTATCGCCGAAGCCAGGCGCGCCAGTGCGTCGGCATGGCTGTTTTCACCTCTGGGGATCTGTTTGATCCCGTAGGCTTGGAAGCTTTGGAGTAGCTGATGGGCGGTTGAGAGGTAGGCGTGCATGGAGGCATCCTTGGCGGCGAAGTCTGCCGTTACCTGGTTCACGATGAGCTGGGAGTCGCTGTGAATTCGGATTTGCTTTGCATTCATGCTCTTGGCTAACCGAAGGCCGGCCAAGAGGGCTTCATATTCCGCTTCATTGTTGGAGGTTCGGAAGTTGAATCGGAGGGCGTACTCGATCTTGAGTCCGTCCGGTGTTGTCAGTACCAAGCCCGCTCCGCATCCTTGTTGGTTTGCCGAGCCATCGACGTGCAAACCCCATATGGGAGTTGAGGTGTCAAAGCGTTCGGCGTCTAGCTCGTCCGGCAAGACGGTCTTGGTAACCGCTTCGGGCGTCGACTGTGCTGTTGATGGGGTAAGCTCGGAGATAAAATCGGCAACAGCCTGGCCCTTTTCGGCGGGCCTCGGAACGAACTGTATGTCGAATTCCCCGAGTTCGATTGCCCACTTGATCAATCGGCCAGAAATTTCTGGTTTTCGAATCAATACCGAACTCACGGCAGTGCCAGATACCGAAAGGTAGAGGTAGAGAATTTCTTCAGGCAGTGGTTTTGACAACAGGGGGGctttgctcatgtagttctttaagtCTTGAAATGCCTTATCGCATTCGGCAGTCCATGTGATATTCTGTTTGCCCCCTTTCAAGGCTTTAAAGAACGGTACACATTTATCGGTAGCTTTCGATATGAAGCGGGTCAAGGCGGCCACGCGTCCGGTAAGGCTTTGAATGTCCTTCGTCGTCTTCGGCCTCTCCATATCGAtgattgcttttattttttcgggATTCGCTTTGATCCCCCTTTGACTGATCATGAATCCGAGGAATTTCCCGTGAAGATACACCGAAGGCCCATTTCTTCGGGTTCAGTCTCATCCGGTAGTCTTTCAGTATGCCGAACATGATTGATAAATTTTGCAGATGTTCTTTGGCAGTTctgctttttaccaacatgtcgtcaacgtaaacctccatgatgttgccgatgtatccggcgaagattttgttgacaagcctttgatatgttgcccccgcgttcttcagaccgaacggcatgacattgTAACAGTACAACCCTTTGTCTGTTATGAATGCGGTGTGTTCGCTATCGggagggtgcatgaatatctgaGCAGTTCGTGGCCGGCAGTGGCGTCCACAAGCTGGTCTATCCGTGGTAACAGAAAGCTGTCCTTCGGGTAGGCCTTGTTGAGATCGgtatagtcttggcacatTCGCCACCCGCCTGTGGCCTTTCTCACCATCACGGAATTTGCCAGCCATACCGGATACGTTGCCTCCCGGATGAAGCTGATCGTTTGAAGTTTATCGACCTCTGTACGCATGGCCTCGTATCGTTCGGCGTCGTACGATAGGCGCTTCTGCCTTACAGGCTTATAAGCGGGGGGAAATGCTGAGTTTATGGCTGATGACCCCTGGGGCGATGCTGGGCATATCCTCGTAAGACCATGCAAACACTTCCGAATGGTGCCGcaagaaatttatgaattgCGTTCGGAGGTCAGCAGTGAGTCTTGTGCCGATCCTAACCTGGCGATCGGGCTGTTCATCGCTCAAGGTTACCGTCTCCATTTCCTCGGCGGACTGTGTGTAGGGGGTCGGGGACTCATCTCTTGGGTCGTCAACCGGTCCCGTGCCGTTCGGTAACCCCTGCACAGACATGATCTCGTCGGGGAGTTTGAAAGAGGTTGCCTTGAGAGCCGTGGCGTAGCAAGTTCGCGCACTTAACTGGTTTCCCCTGATTGCTCCCGTGCCGTTCGGGGTTGGGAACTTCATCAATAGCATGTGGGGCGAAAGATGCGCCTTAACCCTCGTAAGTGTCGTTCGGCCAACGATGACGTTGTATGCTGTTGGGCAGTCGACGATGAGGAACTGATCgtatgtcgtcgtttttctTGGCGCTGTGccaaatgtaattggcagttTCACACTACCGATCGGTTGGACCAGGTCCCCAGAGAAGCTTAACAGAGGTGTCAACTGCCGGTTGACTTGGTTGTCATTTATTCCCATCTCTCTGAAAGCTTCGGCAAAGATCACGCTCACGGAACTCCCAGTATCGATCAGTACTCGCCCTACATCGTAGTCAGCAATTTCAGCTCGGATGATCATCGGGTCGCCGTAGGGATAGAGGactccctcttcttcctcttcgcAAAATGTGATCGGTTCCCAATGAACTTTTGGTACTTCCTGGTGCCGATTCACCTCTATACCGAATACCAGAGGAAACTGTGCAGCGCGCACGTACTGCTTCATCGAACGGTTGCTCATTCCCGCAACGGTAGGGCCACCGCTGATAGTGCttatcatgtttatctgccgaGTCGGATTCGAGAAATGTGAGGGAGTGGACTGCTTTTGAGACGCAAGTAAGCAGTCCCACAAACTTGAGGAGGATGTTTCAGCTGGAAGTTAGCTGGGTTCACAGAGGTTCAAGGGAGGGTATATCTCTTGGGTGAGAGTGTTTTTCACATGTATGAGATTAGAAGACGAATTTAATTGGGACTTCTTGTCCAATCTTCACcgccgtcgatctccctcctctgGCCACCGTTTCCGTCGagccaggtatggattttgaacctctcgagtTGTTCTAGCTGcttgttgggtaggaattaatCGGTTCTCAGTGTAgttattggatttttgaatttgaaaattcgtccgattttcggcctccgtgttcggccacttccggtcagtttttggggtaggtccaagaacaaaagtggttccaaatatggtgttatacctagggtaggagtttggagccgtggttttgagattttccgccgatgcgtaatcgctttggacaccgaTCGCTGCCGGCGTGTACGGTGGGGcatgggcgagggtagtgctGCGGCACTGAGTCttgatgagatccttaggttgtcacgatggcgtaggaattcgcagatctcaatttggataccgtttgagcctcgaacggattttccatattgtgcgatttctgggttcaatactgttgagccgttggatcgtactcaatttcagatatgttattctagataattccagaatcgtgtaggattcaacggattgtgaatcggagtcccggatactccgaaatcgagAACCCTAAggttagggtttagaaattatgcgataCACAATCGTGGTCAACCCGACCGTCCAATTCAGACCAGACTAGCAGGACATAGatatttaaatgtgaggaacttatagGAACTCTCGAATTGgtatttggaggtcgtggaccccacgaggttccgtattgaccaatatggaagtttattaCTTAGTGAGTCTCATGTCTTTTCAGACAGttctaaacatctgaaatgcttaaatgggcataagaatgactttaaagttagtgcacgcacttctaggagtcgggggtcagggttttaattaaatacttataccgagcagttttattaattaaatattcatggtggtttaaccaggcacccggggccaggcagacccgtaggagggaccttcaggaggtctagctagctcggaccaggagtgcgtggacttttattttataaatgattttatgcaaataaatttcattatttgatcttgaataagttttattaattgtagttttcctagcatgttttgttgaagctaaatatctttatttatatactgcctagttaaaatgctaaaaagatatggaaagtagagattgagatttatatcagacaAAATGGCAGCAAGGTTCTAGATTTAatcaaaaattcagtttttcatcagatctttcagaaatcttatattttcttaagccaccttatgtacccagttacagaaacaggttgccttcagtatatgttgccttcggatatgatgatgtccacggacatccagtttgccttcagttttgtcaatgcacttgacatttgcctcacgagtttcgggaaCGCCGggaccgtgagagccaggaatgcggatcaggttgactatggtcccctgaatcctgccagtttgcggctcggattgactttgtgtcaccgagacctgccaagggaattgacggagtatcaggaattgacggaattaaaggggtacacctaggtggtagttttaaattgataacAGTGCTTTTAAGAAAGTTTTAGTGACCTTGAGTATAGTTGCATATACGTATGtaaatatgtgaatgcctTGATTGTAGTATGATTCAAATGCAGATTAAATATTTAGTTTtacataactgtttttacagtgggggttagtatattcttatgctattttatgaacctttatttttgtctactcactttttttttgaatgttttgcgtccccaggctgtagacgtgcacagAAATCCATCACCGGGCCATTTTTCCGTCTTCCGCGCCTTTCCTTTGTTatagaagttttgttttgtaaaaggattaactcatctgtaaactcttagtaattgctctgatatgttGCCCTAGAGTGAGAACTGAACTGTTGGATTGTATATTTAAgtatactggcagttggttgtataaatTTACATGCTCGTTATGACatgtgaaattttgggattgaacaaattacaggggaaactctgccgaattttcagtAGGAGTCAAGGctaaattgaaaataagttGTAACTAGAAGGGCAAACAGGTCATTTGTGTCGGACATTCGCCAAGtatcggacacgcacagggtctgactcaaattccaaagtggaatatggatcgggtcctgtcacctaTACTGTTTGGTTGCTTGGTTTTTccttcaaataataataataataataataataataagcatCATTGTGGAGTATTAATAAGAAGAGACTAGTGGGATTTTATgtaaatcaaagaaaatatgaaacttTCTTACTAGATGAAACAATATCTTTTGACGTCTTTCTTCTTCGTTTCTCCATAACGCTTTTCAATCTAGCATTGCTTATACCTTTTGGCCTTACACAAGAGGGATTTTGTACTGGTGTCTCATCAAATGTGGTTGCATTACAATCATCAAGACTATCATGAATATTTGCATTAACTTCTCCCTTTGACTTtatcatttctttttcaatcaaTCCTACtatctctctcaatttttGCAGAGCAATTCTAGTAGTATTTTCTGTCTCTGATGCCTTAGTCAATACATCATAAGCTGTTCGCATCAAAGTATTTCGCTGCAATGTGACCAATGATTTACCCTTTGTTTGTAATAATTCACAATGTGACCGATGATTTACCCTTTGTTTGTAATAATTCACCATGCTCACTTGCCTCCAATCCGTTCTTTGCATCTTTTGTCCATCACttcaatatatattgttttggtATTTGACTCCAACATTTCACATTTAGTACCCTTAGAGTGTGACGACGCAATAAACCCATAGACTCGAACATTTTGCAGCTACATGAAATACTGCAATTTAATGAATTTAGTTGGACAATGTAAACTCTTTTATGACCTTCATTCTGTTCAAATGAGTGTATTGTACCATCACTTCCAACTTCATGCATCATCACTCCCAGACTATCTACAAACTccttttcaaataatttgaatatttttcttGTGTAGATAGTAGCAGCATGATTCAGAAGGCCACTGCTTTTGGCAATTCTAGAAGGGAGTCCTTGATTGCAACGAAAAGATTCTTCTAATTCACTTGAACGCATTTTTTCTGCTTGTTTATCATAGTGATGCACAAATTGAGTAAGACTCATTGTCTTAGTAGACCTCCGATGAAAAACATTATTTGTGCTCTCACTTCTTTGTGAAGATTTTATCTTAGCAGTGAAAAGATGTTGGCTAAATATTGGACACCATTTCGCACGAAGACTATACAATATCTTCAACCACAGGTTGCCTGTAAGGTTGAATTTTGCCAATAAGTCATCCCAAGTAGACTGAAATTCCAATTTTGTCTCACAATATCCTTGAAGACACTTGTTGAACATATGGTTAAACTCAGGATTCCCATAATAacttcccaaatttcttgCAGCATTTTGAGATATATGCCACGAGCATAAACGATGACATACCTGAGGAAAAACTTTTTCAATGCCATTTGCCATTGCTTGACATTGATCAGTAAAAATAGTCTTCGGTTTTCGACCTTCCATTGATTCTAAAAATGTCTCaaataaccaaataaatgaataagTTTTCTCATCCAATAGAAAAGCACAACCGAATAGTACGTTTTTCCAATGGTGGTTGACGCCAACAAAAGGAGCGCATATCATGTTATACCTACTAGTTCGATATGTAGTATCAAATACTACCACATCCCCAAAACAATCATAGTCAATTCGTGACCTTCCATCTCTCCAAAAGAAGTTTGTCATTCGGTTTTCTTGATCCACTTGCACTGTGTAAAAGAACATAGGATCTTCAGCTTGTTTGCGCTTGAAAAGGTTTATCAAGCTTTGAGCATCACCTGCTTCAATCATGACCATTTTCTCCTTATTGACAACATTGTAGCAATCTCTTTTTGTAAAACCAACATTTTGAGACCCACCAACTTCTTCTGATAATAAGGGTATATATTTGTCGTCCTTATTCCTGCATCCACCATGGTTTTAATCACACCCAAATGTGCTTCTGACACTTTTCTATTTGATCTCAAAAATTGCCTTTCTTCCGGCATAGCAAGTTCATGGTTATGTTCATAAACAAAATGAGAAACTTTCCACATACCATTATCATCTTGGAAGGCAAATCAAATTCTAGCTTCGCAACCTGTTTTCATCTCTACTTTGTTAGCACTGCCACGTGGTAGTACCGTATCACTGTATAATTTCTCCAATGCTAGATGGCTGCGAGGTgggaaatttattcaaatggCGGGCCCAAAGAACGCCCAATATATACACTGAATAAACTGGCTAATACATATGAtcgtaattttcttttgcaatgctAACCATCATCTACATTacgaaaaacaaaacaaaatgttaCAAAACACAACTACATCTCAGATGGTCTTATTTTCATGCATTATATGTTGTTAatcggtaaaataaatttctccATCGTAACCAGTGTTTTCAAAGGCATGCATAGGTgttgtttgtgcaaatttcTCATTAGAGAATATTTGCGGATGATTCTTTTCTCTCGTTTGTTCCTTTGCTAGATTTTTTGCAAGACAAATGGCAGTCAACAGAGAACCACTAGTGTGGTGGTGGCCAAGGGCCCTttgatgcctaagtcagtaaTATGGTCTCGATAGATACATATAATACTGAAAGGATGTATATATTTCTCTACGGGAGAGATATGTGGCTTGGGAGCCAAGTAGGTAAGGGAGGTGACAACAACTTGAGCTGGGCAACCATAAGTATGAGAGTAGTGGAGGATTTcggctagagagagagagagagagagagagagagagagagagagagagagagagtaatttTCGGGATTTTTCTGAGTGAGGAAGAGTTACCTTATTTGTGTCCTCCATTTAGCTTAAATAAATTTCCCTTTCTTGTAACATGCATTTTTCAATTAAGGAGGGAATAATGGAGAATTATTCATCTCTTGATTAATTGGGTaaagtgacaggacccgcccgaATTTTCCAAAACCCAAGGCGAATCCTGTGGAAttcccgacatcaccccggtgccgggcccacttactaaagatcgagactttctgccgaaatttcggcagagtctcctctgtaaattgaacattgcccaaattttcaacctgcataaaactcaatttatattcccaattggcagcatgcacaagatattttcatgcaattcacataaacggcctttggccttccaataattctcaacaaacTACCAAGCACTCTTATTAACTCTATTCATACCTTAAACAACGCaaacaataaattcaaatatgaattaaataCAACTTGCATCATCTACTTTTCCAATTTCAACATAGAaggttttaacctcctaaTATAATCACATCTATGTCAGTGGCTGCACCTAAAAACCTTAGGCTACCTGCGTACCCTcgctgagggatcaagccacatgTAGTTCTTccttaaaacccaatttcacacataggcaatacctttattcatttctctgtatttcacataatctctccatacgccggtactaccaacgccacgtatggggtctgtcaacacaccggataacctacgccacgtgcgacctcaccatattatcacataatctccccatacgccggtactaccaacgccacatatggggCCTATCAACACGCCTTATAAGCTACGCCACGTGCAACCTCACCATACTATCACAagatctccccatacgccggtacaaccaactcCATGTATGGAACcagtctcaacgccggataacctacgccacgtgagaccttaacatcatatcacaatatctccccatacaccggtacaaccaacgccacgtatagAGTCTGTCGACACGCATGATAAACTACGCCACTTGCGATctcaacataatatcacaatatctccccatacgctagtacaaccaacgccacgtatggggcctgtctatacactggataacctacgccatgtgtgacctaactttcacatagtggtacttgtagtgtaaccaaaatccggggaggtgcctaaggtagtgcgtatagcacttcaaactgacgTTCTAGACTCCTTTTTATACctttacaaacatatataaatatataatttaattctaatattttgtaaacctcaacaatagtctagcacccgataatACCCCTGggaagggtcaaactaccgtaaccctggtcaaacgggcccacgacctccaaagTCGGATCcaaaagttcctatgggtactacaaggtataggacactcgtcctgcaagtttggtccagatcGGACAGTCGGAttgctcacgatcgcacgatctgccggttattataaaacataaaatttaaattaataaatcggaacatccggagCTCTGATTCACaatcctagaaatacctagattagcatatattaaatttgagaccatccaacggtcctaACCTATCGAACTCGGATCACGAgcaataggcgatatccgttcgatagtcaaacgacgtccgaattgagatctgTGAAATCCTACGTACTCGTGACAatctaaggatctcatcgggtcAAATTGCAACTTCACCACTCTCggccacgcgccgccacaccgCCGGCAACgctgggtgcccaaagcgatttTGCATCGccaaaaaatctcaaaatcacggctccaaactcctaccttaggtataacaccctatttggagccacttttgttcttggacctaccccaaaaactgaccggaggTGGTCGAAATCGCTATCCCAAAATCGGTcgaatttcaattcgtaaATCGAATTACCTACGCTAAGAATTGATCCAATCCTACCCAATAGGTAGCTAGAGAATAAAAATTaggtgagaaaccatacctcactcgtcGGAATCgatggccggaggagggagatcgatgACAGAGAAGTTCGAGTGAAAATCGGGCAAAAATAGCCTTTTTTCGGCGGCTGGAGCGGTGGCCGATGTCGGGGAAGGGCCGGGTCGTGTcgccgaggccgagccggTCCTTTTGGCACTGGTCTCGTCTGTAGCCGCGGCTGGAGATttgaggggagagagagagagagagagagagagagagagaatctgatttttataacaaatcCCACTTCCAAATATTTAAGGTTGTGCCACTAAgtctcttttgaccatatctctcttgTTACAACCCTGATTCGAGCCCAccacgtgtctacggactcatctcagtacgacctatccaaaactactagtcactgccccaaactctcttcggggtaagaaaatgaccaaattacccctaccccaagggtaaatttgtaatttcgtttaaataatttaaataagggattaaatttggagtcggggtgttacataaAGGGATGTAATTTTCAAGTCCCTCTTCGTAAGGTCATGGTGAACATCTTGCACATTAGTGTATCATTGCTTTTGTAGAGTATCATGACAGTCCCGAAATGCTTGAGGTTGCTTTCGGGATCAGAGTCACCTTTGAATGGTGTGATGATAGGCATTGAAAACCTCATTGGCAGGGTTACCTACTCAATTTCGTCCGTGAACAATGAAGAGTTCACTTGGTCTACTTCCTTGAGCATGACGTCCTCTAAATCTCCTCTGACCTTTAGGCCTTGGAGTTGATCATTCATGAGCTTCTCGATGTCTTCCACTCGCAATGCTTGTGGCTTTTACTGAGGACATCTATAATGTCGGCATCACTGGTCAACCTCCTCATTGGCTGATGGGGGTTGTTCCTTTCGATTGGCCTACTGATGCAATCTATTGGTTGATTGGGCTTGCAAAACGTTATTCACAACATGTGGCCTGGAATCTACTCTTCCTGTTCGAGTAGGTGAGTGTCTTCCTTCATGTTCCCTGTGTGGAGGGTTGCGCAGTTGGTCTCCCCATGGGCTTAGTCTCGAACAGATGCTTTCGTGTAGGCCCAATCGGGTATAGACATCAGATTGTGCCCCCAGTGCACATTAGTCTGTAGGCCTAGTGTCGAACGAGCACTCATCCTGCTCTGATCGCGACTCAAGGATGCTCGTGATATTCCCGCATGATGGTCAGCCTGTTCTTGTCTTCCTTCTTACCTGCTGGTCCTTGCTTGATCTCCTTGGGAATCTCTCGAGATGTCTGCCGATGCACTCACCCATCCTTCTTTCTTCACAATCGGACCTTGGTCCAAAGTCTCAAACTAAGTTGATCTGCTTGAGTAGCCGATCAACCAAATTGCTTTGGTTCTCAACTCTCCTAGTCAGCTCGTCAACCTCGCGATTGAGACGCTTGGCTATTTGGGCAGGTATGAGAGAATTGTGTGGAGCCAAGTTGATGACGACATAAGGCTTCTTCAAAAGTGTGAATAGGTGCAACATTTAAGGGTTGTGGCAGCAAAGGTGGGTGTTGCAACACCTGCTCCAAGACCAGTCCAAGCTGGGCAGCGGCAGCCACATGGGAATTGCTAGTCTCGACGGCAGTACCTTAAGGAATTGGTACATCGGTGGAGTTTGTAGCCGTTGTCTTGCTCCTTGTGGTGAAACTTTTCACCATTATTGTTTCGAATGCTTCGAATGGATTCGGtaaatagaaaggaaaaagatttCCTTATTGAAATTTGTGAGAGCTTCGCTTTGAGTATATTTTGAGGCTCTCAATGAGAGCAccaaaatttttttgcaaaTTTCTCACGAAAGAATATTAGCGGATGGTTATTCTCTATTGTTCATTCCTTTGTTAGGTTCCTTGCAAGACAAATGGCGGTCAACGGTGAACCACCTGTGTGGTGCTGGTGAAGGGCCCTCCAATGCCTAAGTCAGTAATATGGTCTCGGAAGATGTAGATAATACTGAAAGGATGAAGATATTTCTCTACGAGAGAGATATGTGGCTTGCGAGTTGCATAGGTAAGAGAGGTGGCGACAACCTGAGTTGGTTAGCCATGAGTATGAGAGTAAGAGAGGATTTCGgctagagagagagtgagagagagagtaatttTCGGTAATTTTCCGAGTGAGGAAGAGTTACCTTATTTGTGTCCTCCATTTAGTTTAAatagattttcttttctcgTAACATTCATTTTCCAATTAAGGAGGGAATAATGGAGAATTATTCATTTCTTGATTAATTGGGTTGATGGAAGTTATGGAAGGAAATAAATAGATTGAGGgaatttatggaatttattCCCTCAACCTAAATAGGCAACTCCcgtattgaatatattattaaataagaATATTGATTTGAATAATATATTCTTAGGGTTTGCTCATTGTTCACGTGGCGCCTCTTGATTTGTTGTCGGATTTCTTTGCTCCCGCAGGCCCGCTCAGAGCTAGACGGGAGCAAATCGCCTCAGGGGTTCCCTTGTTTAGCTGTTTGCACAATTAGTGTGCGGGTCGACATCAAGGTGTGAAGTGACACTTTACGGCTCTGCTAGGCACATCTGCGCGAGGAAGGAGGTGCATCTACGATGTCGTTTTTGATATTATCTATGCTTTAGTTTTTAACGCATCCCATGTctctcttttaaaaaagaaacgTTGCGTTTAATAAGCAGCAAAACCCTTTTATTTGctccataaaaaaataaattaact
The window above is part of the Prunus dulcis chromosome 1, ALMONDv2, whole genome shotgun sequence genome. Proteins encoded here:
- the LOC117616101 gene encoding uncharacterized protein LOC117616101; the encoded protein is MERPKTTKDIQSLTGRVAALTRFISKATDKCVPFFKALKGGKQNITWTAECDKAFQDLKNYMSKAPLLSKPLPEEILYLYLSVSGTAVSSVLIRKPEISGRLIKWAIELGEFDIQFVPRPAEKGQAVADFISELTPSTAQSTPEAVTKTVLPDELDAERFDTSTPIWGLHVDGSANQQGCGAGLVLTTPDGLKIEYALRFNFRTSNNEAEYEALLAGLRLAKSMNAKQIRIHSDSQLIVNQVTADFAAKDASMHAYLSTAHQLLQSFQAYGIKQIPRGENSHADALARLASAINDKVGRKVPVEILAQPNTAASETCTIRYEDTWMSHIYSYLTNGTLPKDKAQARKLRYRSARYTVINNVLYKRRYTTPYLKCLTAEQGDYVLREIHNGVCGDHSGSRSLAYKAFRQGYFWPTMHQDANSLVKRCDKCQRFGNVQHIPAEPLTPIVSPWPFAQWGLDLIGPMPQSKGQVKYAVVAVDYFTKWVEAEPLATITAAKMEDFVWTHICCRFGIPYAIITDNSRQFDSELFRQFCTRLKINLFFASPAHPQSNGQVEAINKIVKKLLKRQLDKAKGA